The following coding sequences are from one Leptolyngbya sp. NIES-3755 window:
- a CDS encoding hypothetical protein (hypothetical protein all7188;~similar to AA sequence:cyanobase_aa:LBDG_13230), translating to MLQRLPNLIVACLLLGSSLPLQSLAIAQSMPVIDSSFNSSDSKPSAKENLTNTAIERRLPSLVQDEIKRIAGNHFQLSLSRVLITKVEPQTFSDSCLGLGNLAESCLQQTFPGYRVTAIGKTNQRQVYRISNDARIFRTEAIAGLPVRTDELPTAIARRIFQTARTDLKQPIANLNITEVEKTFDCFRYPNASCLPMKHVNGWKVTVTNYQQLMTYTINLDGTILSKKLL from the coding sequence ATGCTTCAACGGCTTCCTAATCTCATTGTCGCCTGTCTACTTCTCGGTAGTTCACTACCTTTGCAATCTCTGGCAATTGCCCAATCGATGCCCGTGATTGATTCATCTTTCAATTCCTCAGATTCAAAGCCGAGCGCAAAGGAAAACCTTACGAATACGGCAATTGAGCGACGTTTACCAAGTTTAGTTCAAGACGAAATCAAACGAATTGCAGGTAATCATTTCCAACTTTCGCTCTCTAGAGTGTTAATCACAAAAGTCGAACCTCAGACTTTTTCTGATAGTTGTTTGGGTTTAGGAAATTTAGCAGAATCTTGCCTGCAACAAACATTCCCAGGCTATCGTGTCACTGCGATCGGTAAAACCAATCAACGACAAGTTTATCGAATTAGCAATGATGCAAGAATCTTTCGCACAGAAGCGATCGCAGGTTTACCTGTCCGCACCGATGAACTACCAACCGCGATCGCACGTCGCATATTCCAAACGGCTCGAACCGATTTGAAGCAACCGATCGCGAATCTCAACATTACTGAAGTCGAGAAAACCTTTGATTGTTTCCGCTATCCGAATGCGTCTTGCCTGCCAATGAAGCACGTTAATGGCTGGAAAGTGACTGTTACGAACTATCAGCAACTGATGACTTACACAATTAACCTCGACGGAACAATTCTTAGCAAAAAACTTCTCTAA
- a CDS encoding sucrose synthase (similar to AA sequence:cyanobase_aa:LBDG_04830): MNQLISTVLQNSEEKSVLQHIIDRFRRSNQRYILKNDILQAFAEYCHEARKPAHFLHASHLAHLIQYSHELLIEDDRIWLILRPWIGSQEIWALDPMLTECESMPPKALLEARDRFVGRSQSNLFEIDVTSFYEGSPTITDPRNMGEGVGFLNRYLTNQVIDDRDHWLSILFEVLNRHQYDGIPLLTNDQIQSGEQLAKQIKQAIQILRSRPAEEPYQDIHSELQTLGFEPGWGNTAERAREMMELLDQMITTPQSAILEAFVARFPSVFRVVSISIHGWVGQEELGRPETLGQVAYVLDQARSLDRQLHQNIELSGLKMLNIQPQVIVLTRLIPNCEGTHCALPFEKIDDTENAWILRVPFREFNPKVTENWISKFDIWGYLEPYAIDAQARLLQQMGGKPDLIIGNYSDGNLVAALMARQLNVTHCNIAHSLEKPKHLFSNLYWQDLEPQYHFSAQFTADLISMNAADFIVTSSYQEIVGSPDTIGQYESYKCFTMPQLYHVINGIELFNPKFNRVSPGVDERVFFPYTNERSSENRDRISHLIFEQESPSIFGKLADPKRIPLLAVAPLTAVKNLSGLVECFGRSPELQQRCNLILVANKLRVEEAINAPEAEEIEKLHRLIDHYQLHDQIRWIGERLSNGDLGEMYRCIADRQGIFVHFARFEAFGRVLLEAMISGLPSFVTAFGGTTEIIEDDRHGFLINPTDLEGSARKILEFIDRAEADSDYWHSMSNRSIHRIQDEYNWTRHTQRLLLLTKLYSFWNYVHRDSRESLLHYLDALFHLIYKPRAELILEQHQNQ, translated from the coding sequence ATGAATCAACTGATTTCAACTGTTTTACAAAATTCTGAAGAAAAATCAGTCCTTCAGCACATTATCGATCGATTTCGTCGATCGAATCAGCGATACATTCTAAAAAATGACATTCTCCAAGCCTTTGCGGAATACTGCCACGAAGCTCGCAAACCTGCACATTTCCTACATGCTTCACATCTGGCACATCTGATTCAGTACAGTCACGAACTGTTGATTGAAGACGATCGCATTTGGTTGATTTTGCGCCCGTGGATTGGCAGTCAAGAGATTTGGGCACTCGATCCGATGCTGACTGAATGTGAATCGATGCCGCCAAAAGCCTTGCTCGAAGCTCGCGATCGCTTTGTGGGTCGCTCTCAATCAAATCTCTTTGAAATCGATGTCACTTCTTTCTATGAAGGGAGTCCGACGATCACTGATCCGCGCAATATGGGTGAGGGGGTTGGCTTTTTGAATCGTTATCTCACAAATCAGGTGATTGACGATCGCGATCATTGGTTAAGCATTCTGTTCGAGGTGCTGAATCGGCATCAGTATGACGGTATTCCATTGTTAACGAATGATCAAATTCAGTCTGGGGAACAGTTAGCGAAGCAAATTAAACAGGCAATTCAAATTCTGCGATCGCGTCCTGCGGAAGAGCCATACCAAGACATCCATTCCGAGTTACAAACGCTTGGGTTCGAGCCGGGATGGGGCAATACAGCGGAGCGGGCGCGAGAAATGATGGAACTGTTGGATCAGATGATCACAACGCCTCAGAGCGCGATTTTAGAAGCATTTGTCGCACGATTTCCTTCGGTGTTTCGAGTCGTGTCCATTTCGATTCATGGATGGGTTGGGCAGGAGGAATTAGGACGACCGGAAACGCTTGGACAAGTGGCTTATGTATTGGATCAAGCGCGAAGCCTCGATCGACAATTGCACCAGAACATTGAACTCAGTGGCTTGAAAATGCTGAATATTCAGCCTCAAGTGATTGTTCTCACTCGATTGATTCCGAACTGTGAAGGAACTCACTGTGCTTTGCCGTTTGAAAAGATTGATGATACTGAAAATGCTTGGATTCTGCGGGTTCCATTTCGAGAATTTAATCCGAAGGTCACAGAGAATTGGATTTCTAAATTTGATATTTGGGGGTATCTGGAACCTTATGCGATCGATGCTCAAGCTAGATTACTTCAGCAAATGGGCGGCAAACCTGATTTGATCATTGGTAACTACAGTGACGGAAATTTAGTTGCGGCACTAATGGCACGTCAGCTTAACGTGACGCATTGCAATATCGCGCACTCGTTAGAAAAACCAAAACATCTATTTAGTAATTTGTACTGGCAAGATTTAGAACCGCAGTATCATTTTTCCGCGCAATTTACCGCAGATTTAATTAGTATGAATGCGGCTGATTTTATTGTCACTTCGTCGTATCAAGAAATCGTTGGTTCTCCGGATACGATCGGGCAGTACGAATCTTATAAATGTTTCACGATGCCGCAGCTTTATCATGTGATCAATGGAATTGAGTTATTTAATCCGAAGTTCAATCGAGTTTCACCAGGAGTCGATGAGCGGGTCTTTTTCCCGTATACGAATGAGCGATCGAGTGAAAATCGCGATCGCATTTCTCATCTGATTTTTGAGCAAGAATCTCCATCGATTTTCGGCAAATTGGCTGATCCCAAACGGATTCCTCTGCTTGCGGTTGCGCCCTTGACCGCTGTGAAAAATTTATCCGGACTCGTGGAATGTTTTGGTCGCAGTCCTGAACTTCAGCAGCGTTGTAATTTAATCCTCGTTGCTAATAAACTTCGCGTTGAAGAAGCCATTAACGCACCCGAAGCCGAAGAGATTGAAAAACTGCACCGTTTGATTGATCATTACCAATTGCACGATCAAATTCGTTGGATTGGTGAACGCCTGTCTAATGGTGATCTCGGTGAAATGTATCGCTGCATTGCCGATCGCCAAGGAATTTTTGTTCATTTTGCTCGGTTTGAAGCATTTGGCAGAGTATTACTCGAAGCGATGATTTCTGGACTACCATCGTTTGTAACTGCATTCGGAGGAACTACCGAGATCATTGAAGACGACAGACACGGATTTTTGATCAACCCTACGGATTTGGAAGGGTCGGCGCGGAAGATTCTAGAATTTATCGATCGTGCCGAAGCTGATTCCGATTACTGGCATTCGATGTCAAATCGCAGCATTCACCGGATTCAAGATGAGTACAATTGGACACGACATACACAGCGTCTTTTGCTGCTGACCAAACTGTATAGTTTCTGGAACTATGTGCATCGTGACAGCCGAGAGTCTTTGCTGCACTATCTAGACGCTTTATTCCATCTGATCTACAAACCCAGAGCCGAACTGATTCTAGAACAACACCAAAACCAGTAA
- a CDS encoding beta-phosphoglucomutase (similar to AA sequence:cyanobase_aa:LBDG_04840) codes for MTQTDRSRLIYTDWTVIEPAFDPKLLNSRETVFTIGNGYLGTRGSFEEGFSQSQAATLIHGVYDDVPVVYTELVNCPDWLPLLIIVEGERFRLDQGEILSYERQLDVKRAVLTRSIKWRSPNGKTVALNFERFASLADEHVVGLRCQITPEQDAIVEVQASINGYPENQGFNHWEQLGQGKTEHGVWLQVRTRTSHIELAMASSLSLIGAEGAVQTTNVPGYPTLTTTFMAHAGETITIENLITIYTSRDVEAPVKSAQSKLAALPDYQTLFAAHKQSWAETWEQSDIIIEGDLRAQFAVRYNLFQLLIAAARHNDRVSIPAKTLSGFGYRGHVFWDTEIFILPFFTFTQPHLARNLLTYRYHTIEGARRKAAYYGYKGAMYSWESADTGDEVTPRWALPKDPYGEDIRIWCRDREIHISADIAYASWYYWKATEDDEWMRDYGCEIMLDTAVFWMSRTEWSTRYERYEIREVIGADEYHEHVDNNAFTNRMAQWHLEKAIYIYDWLKECYPERLKDLCDRLKISPERRSRWQDIATNIWIPYHPSGLIEQSEDFFKLKDINLQDYEPRTKSMQAILGIDGADKAQVLKQPDVLMLLYLMRQSEEFPYSEKALETNWNYYAPRTDITYGSSLGPAIHAILASDLNMTVEAYERFMQAVLVDLEDTRSNAHEGIHGASAGGIWQAVVLGFGGIQFGDEPFAHPHLPPGWTRLKFRLHWRGKWHDFDLRPDSSKLIMTDSLNIQGAIFDLDGVITDTAEYHYRSWQRLADEEGLPFDRQANEALRGISRRASLMKIIGDRSYPEAQIQEMMERKNNYYVESIGAISPDDLLPGAKELLKELRQAGIKISLGSASKNALPVIEKLGIADLFDAIADGHSVDRPKPAPDLFLFAAKELGLAPEQCVVFEDAAAGIEAALAGHMWAVGLGPEERVGEAHVVLSSLEIHWADLLAQLQQAAKESDKQAELIR; via the coding sequence ATGACCCAAACCGACCGCTCTCGCTTGATCTACACCGATTGGACAGTGATCGAACCTGCCTTCGATCCGAAGCTACTCAATTCCCGCGAAACTGTTTTTACGATCGGGAATGGCTATCTCGGTACTCGCGGCAGTTTTGAGGAAGGCTTTTCTCAATCTCAGGCTGCAACGTTGATTCACGGCGTTTACGATGATGTGCCCGTGGTTTATACGGAGTTAGTGAACTGTCCAGACTGGTTGCCGCTGTTGATCATTGTGGAGGGAGAGCGCTTTCGGCTCGATCAGGGTGAAATCCTCAGTTACGAACGCCAGTTAGATGTCAAGCGGGCGGTCTTAACTCGATCGATAAAATGGCGTAGTCCAAACGGAAAAACGGTCGCGTTAAACTTTGAACGATTCGCGAGTTTAGCAGATGAACATGTCGTCGGATTGCGCTGTCAGATCACACCGGAACAAGATGCGATCGTAGAAGTTCAAGCGAGCATTAATGGTTATCCAGAGAATCAAGGTTTTAACCATTGGGAACAGTTAGGACAAGGAAAAACCGAGCATGGGGTTTGGCTACAAGTTCGGACTCGCACTTCACATATTGAGCTTGCAATGGCTTCGAGCTTGTCATTGATTGGGGCAGAAGGAGCAGTACAAACGACGAATGTTCCAGGGTATCCAACACTGACCACAACATTCATGGCTCACGCTGGGGAAACCATTACGATCGAGAACTTGATCACGATCTATACGTCTCGTGATGTCGAAGCTCCAGTAAAATCTGCTCAATCCAAACTCGCTGCACTCCCTGACTATCAAACGCTTTTTGCGGCTCATAAACAAAGTTGGGCAGAAACCTGGGAGCAAAGTGACATCATCATCGAAGGTGACTTACGCGCTCAATTTGCAGTTCGCTATAACTTATTTCAATTGTTGATTGCAGCCGCTCGACACAACGATCGAGTCAGTATTCCTGCTAAAACGCTTTCTGGATTTGGCTATCGCGGTCACGTTTTTTGGGACACAGAAATCTTTATTCTGCCGTTCTTTACCTTTACTCAGCCGCATCTCGCTCGAAACTTACTCACCTATCGCTACCATACGATCGAGGGCGCACGTCGCAAAGCCGCTTACTATGGCTACAAAGGCGCAATGTACTCTTGGGAAAGTGCCGATACAGGCGATGAAGTCACTCCAAGATGGGCATTACCAAAAGATCCGTATGGGGAAGACATTCGGATTTGGTGTCGCGATCGCGAAATTCACATCAGTGCTGATATTGCTTATGCGTCTTGGTACTACTGGAAAGCGACCGAAGATGATGAATGGATGCGCGATTATGGTTGCGAAATCATGCTTGATACCGCCGTGTTTTGGATGAGCCGAACCGAGTGGAGTACACGCTATGAACGCTACGAAATTCGCGAAGTGATTGGTGCTGATGAATATCATGAGCACGTCGATAACAATGCTTTTACGAACCGAATGGCACAATGGCATTTGGAAAAAGCAATCTACATCTACGATTGGCTAAAAGAGTGTTATCCAGAGCGATTAAAAGACTTATGCGATCGATTAAAGATCAGTCCAGAACGTCGATCGCGCTGGCAAGACATTGCAACGAACATCTGGATTCCATATCACCCCTCTGGCTTGATCGAACAATCAGAAGACTTTTTCAAGCTCAAAGATATCAACCTCCAAGACTATGAGCCGCGCACCAAATCAATGCAGGCAATCCTTGGAATTGATGGAGCCGACAAAGCTCAAGTTCTGAAACAACCCGATGTATTGATGTTGCTCTATCTCATGCGGCAATCTGAAGAGTTCCCCTACTCAGAAAAGGCTTTAGAAACGAACTGGAACTATTACGCACCTCGAACTGACATTACCTACGGATCATCTTTAGGTCCTGCGATTCATGCGATCTTAGCTTCAGATCTGAACATGACCGTTGAAGCTTATGAGCGATTCATGCAAGCTGTGTTAGTAGACTTAGAAGACACTCGCAGCAATGCTCATGAGGGCATTCATGGTGCATCCGCAGGTGGCATCTGGCAAGCCGTTGTTCTTGGCTTTGGGGGTATCCAATTTGGCGATGAACCGTTTGCACACCCGCATCTCCCCCCCGGTTGGACGCGGCTGAAATTCCGCCTACACTGGCGCGGCAAATGGCACGACTTTGATCTAAGACCTGATTCATCTAAACTCATCATGACTGATTCTCTTAACATTCAAGGCGCAATCTTCGACCTCGATGGGGTCATTACTGATACAGCCGAATATCATTACCGTTCTTGGCAACGACTTGCTGATGAGGAAGGTTTACCGTTCGATCGACAAGCCAACGAAGCGCTCCGAGGCATTTCTCGCCGCGCATCCTTGATGAAAATCATCGGCGATCGTTCTTACCCTGAAGCGCAAATCCAGGAAATGATGGAGCGCAAGAACAATTACTACGTTGAATCGATCGGAGCGATTTCACCCGATGATCTACTCCCTGGAGCAAAAGAACTGCTCAAAGAACTGAGACAAGCAGGAATTAAGATTTCTCTAGGTTCAGCGAGTAAGAATGCGCTTCCTGTGATTGAAAAGCTAGGAATTGCAGATTTGTTTGATGCGATCGCAGATGGTCACAGTGTCGATCGTCCGAAACCTGCTCCTGATCTCTTTCTGTTTGCGGCAAAAGAACTTGGACTTGCTCCAGAACAGTGTGTTGTCTTTGAAGATGCGGCTGCTGGAATCGAAGCTGCTTTAGCAGGACACATGTGGGCAGTGGGATTGGGCCCAGAAGAGCGTGTTGGTGAAGCTCATGTTGTCCTGTCTAGCTTGGAGATTCACTGGGCAGATCTACTTGCACAATTACAGCAAGCCGCGAAGGAAAGCGATAAACAGGCAGAATTGATTCGATAG